The following coding sequences lie in one Rickettsia hoogstraalii genomic window:
- the infA gene encoding translation initiation factor IF-1: protein MSKDDLIQFTGTVLELLPNATFRVKLENDHVIIAHTSGRMRKNRIRILLGDKVTVEMTPYDLTKGRVIHRH from the coding sequence ATGTCAAAAGACGACCTCATTCAGTTTACAGGTACAGTACTTGAACTTTTACCTAATGCTACTTTTAGAGTAAAGCTTGAGAATGATCATGTAATTATTGCTCATACTTCCGGTAGGATGCGTAAAAATCGTATCAGAATATTACTAGGAGATAAAGTTACGGTAGAAATGACTCCTTATGATTTAACTAAGGGGCGTGTGATTCATCGTCACTAG
- a CDS encoding Maf family protein has translation MKQNKKNLPIILASSSPARIELLNRIKIIPSQIIPADIDETPNLRELPAPLAIRLAYEKAIKVASQIEESAIIIAADTVAAVGRRILPKATTYEEVKNCIKMLSGRRHRVYTGLCIIKKENDQLTVRQKIVQTIVKFKKLSDEEINFYCSLDEGIDKAGGCKISGYAEAFISFISGSYSNVMGLPLFETVNALTSLGFKVYNR, from the coding sequence ATGAAGCAGAACAAAAAAAACCTACCGATTATATTAGCATCAAGCTCTCCTGCAAGAATTGAGTTACTAAACAGAATCAAAATTATCCCTTCACAAATTATTCCTGCAGATATAGATGAAACACCTAATTTGCGTGAATTACCCGCTCCCTTAGCCATAAGACTTGCTTACGAAAAAGCTATAAAAGTTGCATCTCAAATAGAGGAATCCGCTATAATTATAGCTGCCGATACCGTAGCGGCAGTAGGTAGAAGAATATTGCCGAAAGCTACTACTTATGAAGAAGTCAAGAATTGTATTAAGATGTTATCCGGACGTCGTCATCGCGTCTATACCGGTTTATGTATTATCAAAAAAGAGAATGATCAGCTTACAGTTAGACAAAAAATAGTTCAGACTATTGTTAAGTTCAAAAAATTAAGTGATGAAGAGATTAATTTTTATTGTTCTTTGGATGAGGGAATAGATAAAGCCGGCGGATGTAAAATTTCCGGTTATGCAGAAGCTTTTATCTCATTTATTTCCGGCTCATATTCAAATGTTATGGGATTACCTTTATTTGAAACGGTAAATGCTCTAACTTCTTTAGGTTTTAAGGTATATAATCGCTAA
- the dksA gene encoding RNA polymerase-binding protein DksA, whose product MLETPKLPMGYKPSKDEEYMCPNHLEYFRQKLLRWKEDLLKESQETLNHLKEENLKESDLNDCATHETERAFELRSRNRYCKLMSKIEEALSRIKNGEYGYCEETGDPIGIKRLEARPIAALCIEAQERHENYERSHLDEPGN is encoded by the coding sequence ATGCTAGAAACACCTAAATTACCTATGGGATATAAACCTTCTAAAGATGAAGAATATATGTGTCCTAATCACCTAGAATATTTTAGACAAAAACTTTTAAGATGGAAAGAGGATTTATTAAAGGAATCTCAAGAGACTTTAAATCATTTAAAGGAAGAAAATTTAAAAGAATCCGATCTTAATGATTGTGCTACTCATGAAACAGAAAGAGCCTTTGAGCTTCGTAGTAGAAATAGATATTGTAAATTAATGAGTAAAATAGAAGAAGCATTATCACGTATTAAAAATGGGGAATACGGTTACTGTGAAGAAACAGGCGACCCAATAGGTATAAAAAGATTAGAAGCACGACCTATTGCTGCATTATGTATTGAAGCTCAAGAGCGTCATGAAAATTATGAGAGAAGTCATTTGGATGAGCCTGGGAATTAA
- a CDS encoding tyrosine recombinase XerC, translated as MLDTSIQELIDKWQKYLVLQRNYSNHTVISYNNDLKHFLEFMNYYNSELVTINHIKTADIRLIRSWLAKRNCDNFTTSSISRGLSAVKNFYRFLEKTTQLNSHIIFSIKSPKKTKLLPKALSEDDVVISLEHIEEYGNVKWVELRNKALLVLIYASGLRISEALSITKLHLQNLEFIRIIGKGSKERIIPWLPIAKNLITQYLEILPYKLGDNEPIFRGKQGKKLQPPVFNRELIKLKHFYGLPQHLTAHSFRHSFASHLLEHGADLRSIQELLGHKSLSTTQNYTKTSIKHLEAVYTTAYPIKK; from the coding sequence ATGTTAGATACATCAATTCAAGAATTAATAGATAAGTGGCAAAAATACCTCGTTTTGCAAAGAAATTACTCTAATCATACAGTAATTTCTTATAATAATGACCTTAAGCATTTCCTTGAGTTTATGAATTATTATAATTCAGAGCTTGTAACGATAAATCATATTAAAACCGCAGATATAAGATTAATCCGAAGTTGGCTTGCAAAACGTAACTGTGATAATTTTACCACTTCTTCAATTTCACGTGGTTTATCTGCAGTAAAAAATTTTTATAGGTTTTTAGAGAAAACAACACAATTAAATAGTCATATAATTTTTTCTATAAAATCTCCTAAAAAAACTAAATTATTACCAAAAGCTTTATCGGAAGATGATGTAGTAATATCACTTGAACATATTGAAGAATACGGGAATGTTAAGTGGGTAGAACTTAGAAATAAAGCCCTACTTGTTCTTATATATGCTTCAGGTCTACGTATATCGGAAGCATTATCAATTACGAAACTTCATCTACAAAATCTAGAATTTATAAGAATAATAGGTAAAGGTAGTAAAGAAAGAATAATTCCGTGGTTACCGATTGCTAAAAATTTAATTACCCAATATTTAGAAATATTGCCGTATAAGCTAGGTGATAATGAACCAATATTTAGAGGAAAGCAGGGTAAGAAATTGCAGCCACCGGTATTTAATCGTGAATTAATTAAATTAAAGCATTTTTATGGTTTACCACAGCATTTAACTGCTCATTCATTTAGACATAGTTTTGCTTCACATTTGCTTGAGCATGGTGCAGATTTACGCTCTATTCAAGAGCTATTAGGTCATAAAAGTCTATCTACTACACAAAACTATACTAAAACAAGTATAAAGCATTTAGAGGCTGTATATACTACCGCATATCCAATTAAAAAATAA